A genomic window from Streptococcus sanguinis includes:
- a CDS encoding 50S ribosomal protein L27 yields the protein MLKMNLANLQLFAHKKGGGSTSNGRDSQAKRLGAKAADGQTVTGGSILYRQRGTHIHAGVNVGRGGDDTLFAKVEGVVRFERKGRDKKQVSVYPIAK from the coding sequence ATGTTAAAAATGAATCTTGCTAACTTGCAACTATTCGCCCACAAAAAAGGTGGAGGTTCTACATCTAACGGACGTGATTCACAAGCGAAACGTCTGGGAGCTAAAGCAGCTGACGGTCAAACCGTAACAGGCGGCTCTATCCTTTACCGTCAACGTGGCACTCACATCCATGCAGGTGTCAACGTTGGACGCGGCGGAGATGATACTTTGTTCGCAAAAGTTGAAGGCGTAGTACGCTTTGAACGCAAAGGACGCGATAAGAAACAAGTTTCTGTTTACCCAATCGCTAAATAA
- a CDS encoding ribosomal-processing cysteine protease Prp → MIHAVFERAEDGELRRAEITGHAASGEYGYDVVCASVSTLAINFVNSVEKFAGYEPTLELNEDEGGFLRVEIPTDIAPSQREMTQLFFESFFLGMANLSEDSSEFVQTRVITEN, encoded by the coding sequence ATGATACACGCAGTCTTTGAAAGAGCCGAGGATGGCGAACTGAGGCGTGCAGAAATCACAGGTCACGCCGCGAGTGGTGAATACGGCTATGATGTCGTGTGTGCGTCCGTTTCGACGCTCGCCATTAATTTTGTCAATTCAGTTGAGAAATTCGCAGGCTACGAACCGACCTTAGAATTAAACGAAGATGAAGGTGGATTCTTACGGGTTGAAATCCCGACAGATATTGCACCGAGCCAGAGAGAGATGACTCAGCTTTTCTTTGAATCATTTTTCCTAGGAATGGCAAACTTATCGGAGGACTCGTCTGAGTTCGTCCAAACCAGAGTTATCACAGAAAACTAA
- the rplU gene encoding 50S ribosomal protein L21: MSTYAIIKTGGKQVKVEVGQAIYVEKLNAEAGQDVTFDEVVLVGGENTVVGTPLVAGASVVGTVEKQGKQKKVVTYKYKPKKGSHRKQGHRQPYTKVVINAINA, translated from the coding sequence ATGAGCACATACGCAATCATTAAAACTGGCGGAAAACAAGTTAAAGTTGAAGTTGGTCAAGCAATCTACGTTGAAAAGTTAAACGCTGAAGCTGGTCAAGACGTTACTTTTGACGAAGTTGTTCTTGTTGGTGGTGAAAACACTGTTGTAGGAACTCCGCTTGTTGCTGGAGCTTCTGTTGTCGGAACTGTTGAAAAACAAGGCAAGCAAAAGAAGGTTGTTACTTACAAGTACAAACCTAAAAAAGGCAGCCATCGTAAACAAGGTCACCGTCAACCATATACAAAAGTTGTCATCAACGCTATCAACGCTTAA
- a CDS encoding isoprenylcysteine carboxylmethyltransferase family protein, which produces MLAVFLLIPFLLIRFPLLSHFGKNALSRAAYFAPVQGKEKIAYMIYQLSNLALFITPFLLEIKFDFSVFFYAGIAIYLLGLALCAISMRDFARPDANGMNTKGLYRYSRNPMYVAYFVCFLGIAFLTKSMIFFLILVTFQTAAHWIILSEERWCLERFGKAYQDYQDRVRRYI; this is translated from the coding sequence ATGCTGGCTGTTTTTCTCTTAATTCCTTTTTTGCTGATTCGTTTTCCTTTATTAAGTCATTTTGGCAAAAATGCTTTGTCACGCGCAGCTTATTTTGCACCAGTCCAAGGAAAGGAAAAGATAGCTTATATGATTTATCAATTGAGCAATTTAGCCTTGTTCATAACTCCTTTTTTGCTTGAAATTAAGTTTGATTTTTCTGTTTTCTTTTATGCTGGCATAGCTATTTACCTGCTTGGTTTGGCTTTGTGTGCTATCAGTATGAGGGATTTCGCTAGACCAGATGCAAACGGCATGAATACAAAGGGCCTTTATCGCTATTCCCGTAATCCCATGTATGTAGCTTACTTTGTTTGTTTTTTAGGAATAGCTTTTTTGACCAAATCAATGATTTTCTTTCTGATTTTAGTGACTTTTCAGACTGCGGCCCACTGGATTATTCTCTCTGAGGAGCGCTGGTGTCTTGAAAGGTTTGGGAAAGCTTATCAAGACTATCAAGATAGGGTACGGCGTTATATTTAG
- the thiI gene encoding tRNA 4-thiouridine(8) synthase ThiI: protein MHYSEIMVRYGELSTKGKNRMRFINKLKRNIQAVLSVYPQVHVKADRDRTHIYLQGTDYQPVAESLKQIFGIQNFSPSYRVKKSVPALIEAVQTIMKQVYQEGMTFKITSKRSDHSFELDSRELNQTLGDAVFEAIPNVQVKMKAPDIELRVEIREEAAYISYETIRGAGGLPVGTSGKGMLMLSGGIDSPVAGYLALKRGVDIEAVHFASPPYTSPGALKKAQDLTRKLTKFGGNIQFIEVPFTEIQEEIKAKAPEAYLMTLTRRFMMRITDRIREERGAQVIINGESLGQVASQTIESMQAINAVTNTPVIRPVVTMDKLEIIEIAEKIDTFQISIQPFEDCCTIFAPDRPKTNPKIKNAEQYETYLDVEGLVERAVAGIIITEIRPQAEADEVDELIEGLL from the coding sequence ATGCATTATTCAGAAATTATGGTACGCTACGGTGAGCTCTCAACCAAGGGCAAGAACCGCATGCGCTTTATTAACAAACTCAAACGCAATATCCAGGCTGTTTTGTCAGTCTATCCGCAGGTCCATGTCAAGGCTGACCGTGACCGCACTCATATCTATCTGCAAGGAACCGATTATCAGCCGGTCGCTGAATCACTCAAGCAGATTTTTGGGATTCAGAATTTCTCACCATCTTATAGGGTTAAAAAGTCTGTACCAGCCTTGATTGAAGCTGTTCAAACCATCATGAAGCAAGTCTATCAGGAAGGGATGACCTTTAAGATTACCAGCAAGCGCAGTGACCACAGCTTTGAATTGGATAGCCGCGAGCTTAACCAGACACTTGGTGATGCTGTTTTTGAGGCCATTCCCAATGTTCAGGTCAAAATGAAAGCACCGGATATTGAACTTCGGGTCGAAATTCGCGAAGAAGCGGCCTATATCTCTTATGAGACGATTCGTGGTGCTGGGGGATTGCCAGTCGGCACTTCTGGCAAGGGCATGCTCATGCTCTCAGGTGGGATTGACTCACCAGTGGCGGGCTATCTGGCTCTCAAGCGCGGTGTAGATATTGAGGCAGTTCACTTTGCCAGTCCGCCTTACACCAGTCCAGGTGCATTGAAAAAAGCTCAAGATTTGACGCGAAAATTGACCAAGTTCGGTGGCAATATCCAGTTTATCGAAGTACCTTTTACAGAGATTCAGGAGGAAATCAAAGCCAAGGCTCCAGAAGCCTACCTGATGACACTGACTCGTCGCTTTATGATGCGCATTACAGACCGGATTCGAGAGGAGCGGGGCGCTCAAGTCATTATCAACGGAGAAAGTCTTGGTCAGGTGGCAAGTCAAACCATTGAGAGTATGCAGGCTATCAATGCCGTGACCAATACACCGGTTATCCGTCCTGTCGTGACCATGGACAAGCTGGAAATTATCGAGATTGCAGAGAAAATTGATACTTTCCAAATCTCTATCCAGCCATTTGAAGATTGTTGTACTATTTTTGCGCCAGATCGACCTAAAACCAATCCGAAAATCAAGAATGCCGAGCAGTACGAAACTTACCTAGATGTTGAAGGCTTGGTTGAGCGCGCTGTCGCAGGTATCATAATTACAGAAATCAGACCGCAAGCAGAGGCTGATGAAGTTGATGAGCTGATTGAGGGGCTCTTGTAA
- a CDS encoding cysteine desulfurase — MIYLDNSATTKPYPEALAAYTEVASKIWGNPSSLHSLGSQATRLLEASRRQIAELLGKSSSEIFFTSGGTEGDNWVLKGVAFEKVPFGKHIIVSNIEHPAVKESALWLQSQGFEVDFAPVDKAGIVEVGKLAELIRPDTTLISIMAVNNEIGSIQPIQKISELLADKPTISFHVDAVQAVTKIPTAAYLTDRVDFATFSSHKFHGVRGVGFVYIKSGKKISPLLTGGGQESDKRSTTENLAGIAATAKALRLSMEKQEVFVQQTAQMKKILLEELQKYPDVVIFSDMEGFAPHILTFGIKGVRGEVVVHAFENYEIYISTTSACSSKAGKPAGTLIAMGVEKSLAQTAVRISLDAGNDMSQIEQFLTTFKIIYEKTRKVR, encoded by the coding sequence ATGATTTATTTAGATAATTCAGCGACAACCAAGCCTTATCCAGAGGCCTTAGCTGCTTACACAGAAGTAGCTTCAAAAATCTGGGGCAATCCATCCAGTCTGCACAGCTTAGGTAGTCAGGCAACCCGTCTCTTAGAAGCTTCTCGCCGGCAAATAGCAGAGCTTTTAGGCAAGTCTTCTTCGGAGATTTTTTTTACGTCCGGAGGGACAGAAGGGGACAATTGGGTACTTAAGGGAGTTGCTTTTGAAAAGGTTCCTTTTGGCAAACACATCATCGTATCTAATATTGAGCATCCCGCGGTTAAAGAATCAGCCCTCTGGCTTCAGAGTCAAGGGTTTGAAGTTGATTTTGCACCAGTTGATAAGGCTGGTATTGTTGAGGTAGGCAAGCTAGCGGAGCTGATTCGACCAGACACCACTCTAATCTCCATCATGGCTGTCAATAATGAAATCGGCAGTATTCAGCCCATTCAGAAAATATCCGAACTCCTAGCAGACAAACCCACTATTTCCTTTCATGTGGACGCTGTACAGGCTGTTACGAAGATTCCAACAGCTGCCTATCTGACGGATCGCGTGGATTTTGCGACATTTTCCAGTCATAAATTTCACGGTGTACGAGGCGTAGGATTTGTCTATATCAAGTCTGGTAAGAAAATCAGTCCCCTCTTGACCGGTGGCGGTCAGGAGTCTGACAAACGCTCAACGACGGAAAATTTAGCTGGCATTGCAGCGACGGCCAAGGCACTGCGCCTTTCCATGGAAAAGCAAGAAGTATTTGTCCAGCAGACGGCTCAGATGAAAAAAATTCTCCTTGAAGAGTTGCAGAAGTATCCAGATGTGGTGATTTTCTCAGACATGGAGGGTTTTGCGCCCCATATACTAACCTTTGGTATCAAGGGGGTGCGAGGCGAAGTCGTCGTCCATGCGTTTGAAAACTACGAGATCTATATCTCGACTACCAGCGCTTGCTCGTCTAAGGCTGGAAAGCCGGCAGGAACCCTAATCGCTATGGGAGTCGAAAAATCGCTCGCTCAGACTGCTGTCCGTATCAGTTTGGATGCTGGCAATGACATGAGCCAGATAGAGCAATTTTTGACAACCTTTAAAATTATTTACGAAAAAACCAGAAAAGTCAGGTAA
- a CDS encoding fructose-1,6-bisphosphatase translates to MEQYKRILLKEFDSRQKVITELTNLEAILNLPKGTELYISDIHGEFAAFDYILRSCAGILNEKIKDCFGDSLSESHKDRLSALVSYPELVLGEETKGQDWYQETIPQLLNLLAFAGAKYSRSKVRKALPPQYAYIIEELLYSDRALADKKSYFENILTYVIELREAVPFILGLSRSIRQLLIDHLHVVGDIFDRGAGSAQVMDELQHFHSLDIQWGNHDIIWMGAFFGSKACLLNVLRIAARYGYLWDIEKDYGLNLRSLTLFADKTYQSNPKFRPILGSREQEFSDEEILQLEKVHQALAIIQFKLENQLIKRRPEFQMQDHVMLDKIDYWEESVTIDDTKHPLVNTCFQTINPENPSALTPEENQAVDSMLASFQSSLKMAEHMSLLMNKGSMYKIYNHHLLFHGCIPLEPSGEFQPFILNQAHYAGKELLDFFEYHIRQSAKNKEVGDDLSTDLIWYCWKGKLSPLFGKEKMTTLERYFIEDKDTHKEVENSYFSYRNSEKVCQLILEEFGLFSQESRMVNGHTPVKTGKGESPIRGGGLLFVIDGGLCKAYQKKTGTASYSLLNNSYGFQLVTHQPFQNAQKVVESPFAQTSLKKVIENVEERTLIKSTTIGQSLLAQQQELFDLLHEFYDW, encoded by the coding sequence ATGGAGCAATATAAGCGTATTTTACTGAAAGAATTTGACAGTCGCCAGAAAGTCATTACAGAGCTGACCAACCTAGAGGCAATTTTGAACTTGCCCAAAGGGACGGAGCTGTATATCAGTGACATTCACGGGGAGTTTGCTGCTTTTGACTATATTTTGAGAAGTTGTGCAGGTATCCTCAATGAGAAGATCAAGGACTGTTTTGGGGACAGCTTGTCAGAATCTCATAAGGATCGGCTGTCAGCGCTGGTTTCCTATCCTGAGCTTGTGCTGGGGGAAGAAACGAAAGGCCAAGACTGGTATCAGGAAACCATTCCCCAGCTCTTGAACTTGCTGGCTTTTGCAGGTGCAAAATACAGTCGGTCCAAGGTCAGAAAGGCCTTGCCACCACAATATGCCTATATTATCGAGGAGTTGCTCTATAGTGACAGGGCTCTAGCTGATAAAAAATCCTATTTTGAGAATATCTTGACTTATGTGATTGAATTGCGGGAAGCTGTACCTTTTATCCTAGGCTTGTCCCGAAGTATTCGGCAGTTGTTGATCGACCATCTGCATGTGGTTGGAGATATTTTTGACCGAGGAGCTGGCAGTGCTCAGGTCATGGATGAACTGCAGCATTTTCACTCGCTTGATATTCAGTGGGGCAACCACGACATTATCTGGATGGGAGCCTTTTTTGGCTCTAAGGCCTGCTTGCTCAATGTACTGCGCATAGCAGCTCGCTATGGCTATCTCTGGGATATCGAGAAAGATTATGGTTTAAACCTGCGCTCCTTGACTCTTTTTGCGGACAAGACTTACCAGTCTAATCCTAAGTTTAGACCCATTCTAGGCAGCAGAGAGCAGGAGTTTTCAGATGAGGAAATTCTGCAGCTGGAAAAGGTTCACCAAGCCTTAGCGATTATCCAGTTTAAGCTGGAAAATCAACTCATCAAACGACGGCCTGAATTCCAGATGCAGGACCATGTTATGCTGGACAAGATTGATTATTGGGAAGAAAGTGTTACGATTGACGATACCAAGCATCCTCTGGTTAACACCTGTTTCCAAACTATCAATCCGGAAAATCCGTCAGCTTTGACACCAGAAGAAAATCAAGCTGTAGACAGTATGCTGGCCTCATTCCAAAGTTCTCTTAAGATGGCTGAGCATATGAGTCTTCTGATGAACAAGGGCTCTATGTATAAGATTTACAACCATCACTTGCTTTTTCACGGCTGCATTCCTCTGGAGCCGTCAGGAGAATTCCAGCCTTTCATTCTCAATCAAGCCCATTATGCAGGCAAGGAATTGCTGGATTTCTTTGAGTATCATATTCGGCAGTCGGCCAAGAACAAGGAAGTGGGGGATGATTTGTCGACTGACTTGATTTGGTATTGCTGGAAAGGTAAGCTGTCGCCTTTGTTTGGCAAAGAAAAGATGACCACCTTGGAGCGCTATTTCATTGAAGATAAGGACACCCACAAGGAAGTGGAAAATTCTTATTTTTCTTATCGTAATTCTGAGAAAGTCTGCCAGCTTATTTTGGAAGAATTTGGCCTCTTTTCTCAAGAGTCTAGGATGGTCAATGGGCATACTCCGGTTAAGACGGGTAAGGGAGAGTCGCCTATCCGTGGTGGCGGTTTGCTCTTTGTCATTGATGGTGGCCTCTGCAAGGCCTATCAGAAGAAAACTGGAACGGCCAGCTATTCATTGCTCAATAATTCCTATGGTTTCCAGTTGGTGACCCATCAGCCTTTCCAAAATGCTCAAAAAGTTGTGGAATCGCCTTTTGCTCAGACCTCACTGAAAAAGGTGATTGAAAATGTAGAGGAACGAACCCTCATCAAATCTACTACCATTGGTCAGAGCTTGTTAGCTCAACAACAGGAACTCTTTGACTTGCTGCATGAGTTTTATGACTGGTGA
- a CDS encoding helix-turn-helix transcriptional regulator has protein sequence MKLSERQKKIVEIVKEHQPLSGEKISELLDISRATLRSDLSFLTLVGILKATPKVGYTYSGSDLETLFFFDTFRKEVAEIMTSPVLVSHDSFIQDAIITLFMYDADVLYVIDEHKLLLGILSRKDLLRASLNTNIDSTPVAVCMTRMPHIKTCYKDMNILEAAAVLQDFAIDSLPVVDEDNDRKILGTVTKSALLDYIIQEARSAEVNR, from the coding sequence TTGAAATTAAGTGAACGTCAAAAGAAAATTGTAGAAATTGTAAAAGAACACCAACCACTCAGCGGTGAGAAAATCTCTGAATTACTGGATATTTCTCGGGCGACCTTGCGCTCGGATCTGTCTTTTCTGACCTTGGTTGGGATTTTGAAGGCTACGCCTAAAGTTGGTTACACATACTCGGGCTCGGATTTAGAGACGCTTTTCTTTTTCGATACCTTTCGAAAGGAAGTGGCAGAGATTATGACTTCGCCTGTTTTGGTATCTCATGATTCTTTTATTCAAGATGCCATTATTACCTTATTTATGTATGATGCGGATGTTCTCTATGTCATTGATGAGCATAAGCTGCTCTTGGGGATTTTGTCGCGTAAAGACTTGCTGCGGGCTTCGCTCAATACTAACATTGACAGCACTCCTGTAGCGGTCTGCATGACCCGAATGCCCCATATCAAAACTTGCTACAAGGATATGAACATTTTGGAAGCGGCAGCAGTTTTGCAGGATTTTGCGATTGATTCACTGCCGGTAGTGGATGAGGATAATGATCGTAAGATTTTAGGAACTGTGACCAAGTCAGCTCTGCTGGATTATATTATTCAAGAGGCCAGAAGTGCTGAGGTTAATAGATAA
- the ppdK gene encoding pyruvate, phosphate dikinase yields MAKWIYSFEEGCADDKALLGGKGANLAEMTNLGLPVPPGFTITTESCIEYLESPYFFESSLKEDVLKAVTTLEEKTGKYFSGNDSALLLVSVRSGAKFSMPGMMDTILNLGLNDLRTQTLAEQTNADFAYNCYRRLLQMFADVVYGISKDEFDDLLGYFEKNAGKQAKDFTLEEHQALVEQYKQLYREHHQTFPQSSKEQLYAAIKAVFKSWNNPRAKVYRNLNDIPHDLGTAVNVQAMVFGNSDQTSGTGVVFTRNPASGEHQLFGEFLLNAQGEDVVAGIRTPEPIAALETVLPQAYAAFQDYAKILENHYKDMQDIEFTIEKGKLYILQTRNGKRTAKASLKIALDLVDEGIISKKEALQRVSPATISQLIHPVFEEKALQDAPFLAQGLPASPGAATGEIVFTAERAKDYHSLGKKVILVRQETSPEDIEGMVVSQAIVTSQGGMTSHAAVVARGMGTCCVAGCGELTISEESKTVSCGSLVLTEGDVISVDGSSGRIYSGEIPTVLVENDNELQRLLSWADEVAHIKVRANAETVQDLKTAIKFGAKGIGLARTEHMFFGQERILEMRRLILTDNELETRSALKKLLEFQEEDFYQMFQAVQDKPMIIRLLDPPMHEFLPKDSQEIKALADKLHKSPEKLTRRIEQLQESNPMLGHRGCRLGITQPEIYKMQVEAVFKSAIKLSQEGLTVKPEIMIPLIADKAELDSVKAFLTQHINKLFRHQGHEPFPYEIGTMIELPRACLVADQLAQEADFFSFGTNDLTQMTYGFSRDDIGKFIGHYKEKEILPFDPFQTVDQAGVGELMRIAISKGRQVKTDLSIGICGEVGGDPASIPFFQEIGVTYVSCSPYRVPAARLAVAQAALQDEKA; encoded by the coding sequence ATGGCGAAATGGATTTACTCCTTCGAGGAAGGATGTGCAGATGACAAGGCTCTGCTTGGCGGAAAAGGAGCCAACCTAGCTGAAATGACCAATTTGGGACTGCCTGTCCCTCCAGGTTTTACTATTACCACTGAAAGCTGTATCGAATATTTAGAAAGTCCTTATTTCTTTGAATCTTCTTTAAAAGAAGATGTTTTGAAAGCGGTTACCACTTTAGAAGAGAAAACTGGTAAATATTTCAGCGGCAACGACTCAGCACTGCTCTTAGTGTCTGTCCGAAGCGGAGCTAAGTTTTCCATGCCGGGCATGATGGACACTATTCTCAATCTAGGTCTGAATGATTTAAGAACCCAGACTCTGGCTGAGCAGACCAATGCCGACTTTGCCTACAACTGCTACCGCCGTCTGTTGCAAATGTTTGCTGATGTAGTTTATGGTATTTCCAAGGATGAGTTTGATGACCTCTTGGGCTATTTTGAAAAGAATGCTGGGAAACAGGCCAAGGATTTCACACTGGAAGAACATCAGGCATTAGTTGAGCAGTATAAGCAGCTTTACCGCGAGCATCATCAGACCTTCCCCCAAAGCTCGAAAGAACAGCTCTATGCTGCTATCAAGGCAGTCTTCAAGTCTTGGAATAACCCTCGAGCTAAGGTTTACCGCAACTTAAATGACATTCCTCATGATTTGGGAACAGCGGTCAATGTCCAAGCCATGGTCTTCGGAAATAGCGACCAAACCAGTGGTACAGGAGTCGTATTTACGAGAAACCCTGCCAGCGGTGAGCATCAGCTATTCGGCGAATTTTTGCTCAATGCACAAGGAGAGGATGTCGTAGCTGGCATTCGGACCCCTGAACCTATCGCTGCACTTGAGACAGTACTCCCTCAGGCCTATGCAGCTTTCCAAGACTATGCTAAGATTCTTGAAAACCACTACAAGGACATGCAAGATATCGAATTTACCATTGAAAAGGGTAAACTCTATATCCTCCAAACTAGAAACGGTAAACGAACCGCCAAGGCATCTTTGAAAATCGCCTTAGATCTGGTAGACGAGGGCATTATCAGCAAAAAAGAAGCTCTCCAACGTGTCTCTCCTGCTACGATTAGCCAGCTCATCCATCCTGTATTTGAAGAAAAAGCTCTGCAAGATGCTCCTTTCTTGGCTCAAGGACTGCCAGCCAGCCCTGGTGCTGCAACTGGCGAGATTGTCTTTACAGCTGAGCGCGCCAAAGACTACCACTCCTTGGGTAAAAAGGTCATTTTAGTCCGTCAAGAAACTTCCCCTGAAGACATTGAGGGCATGGTCGTTAGCCAAGCCATAGTGACCAGTCAGGGCGGTATGACCTCTCACGCAGCTGTCGTAGCCCGGGGAATGGGAACTTGCTGTGTGGCTGGTTGTGGAGAGCTGACCATCAGCGAGGAAAGCAAGACCGTTTCCTGCGGAAGTCTTGTTTTGACTGAGGGTGATGTCATTTCAGTTGATGGCAGCTCTGGGCGCATTTATAGCGGTGAGATTCCGACTGTCCTAGTCGAAAATGACAATGAACTTCAACGACTGCTTTCATGGGCAGACGAAGTCGCACATATCAAAGTCCGTGCTAACGCAGAGACCGTTCAAGATCTGAAAACAGCTATTAAGTTTGGGGCAAAGGGCATTGGTCTGGCTCGTACCGAACACATGTTCTTTGGTCAAGAGAGGATTCTGGAAATGCGGCGCCTGATTCTGACTGATAACGAATTGGAAACCAGATCCGCCCTCAAAAAACTGCTGGAATTCCAAGAAGAAGACTTCTATCAAATGTTCCAAGCAGTTCAGGACAAACCTATGATTATCCGTCTTTTGGATCCGCCAATGCATGAATTTCTACCTAAAGATTCACAGGAAATCAAAGCTTTGGCTGATAAACTACACAAATCGCCAGAAAAACTTACTCGCCGCATTGAACAGCTGCAAGAAAGCAATCCTATGCTAGGGCACCGCGGCTGTCGTCTGGGGATTACGCAACCAGAGATTTACAAGATGCAGGTTGAAGCGGTCTTCAAGAGTGCTATCAAGCTGAGTCAGGAAGGATTGACCGTCAAGCCAGAAATCATGATTCCGCTGATTGCAGACAAGGCTGAGTTGGACTCTGTCAAAGCCTTTCTCACCCAACATATCAACAAGCTCTTTAGGCATCAAGGTCATGAACCCTTCCCTTATGAAATTGGCACCATGATTGAACTTCCGCGTGCCTGTCTGGTTGCAGACCAGCTGGCTCAGGAAGCAGACTTCTTCAGCTTTGGTACTAACGACCTGACCCAGATGACCTATGGTTTCTCACGGGACGATATTGGAAAATTCATCGGCCATTATAAGGAGAAAGAAATCCTTCCTTTTGATCCTTTCCAAACTGTCGACCAAGCCGGTGTTGGTGAATTGATGCGGATAGCTATCAGCAAGGGCCGTCAAGTCAAAACTGACCTTTCAATCGGCATCTGCGGTGAGGTCGGTGGTGATCCTGCTTCCATCCCCTTCTTCCAAGAAATTGGTGTCACCTATGTCTCCTGCTCTCCTTATCGGGTTCCAGCTGCAAGGCTAGCTGTCGCTCAAGCGGCACTCCAAGATGAAAAGGCGTAA
- a CDS encoding ABC transporter substrate-binding protein, producing the protein MRKLYSFLAGILLIIIVLWGISYQIESRTQSKESDKLVIYNWGDYIDPELLTEFTKETGVQIQYDTFDSNEAMYTKVKQGGTTYDIAIPSEYMIAKMMKEGLVEKLDHSQIKGLENIGSDFLDQPFDPGNQYSIPYFWGTLGIVYNEKMVDKAPEHWNDLWRPEYKNSIMMIDGAREVMGIGLNSNGHSLNSKDADQLQEAVDKLYTLTPNIKAIVADEMKGYMIQNNAAIGVTFSGEARQMLEANEDLRYVVPTEASNLWFDNIVIPKTVKNKKAAYQFINFMLRPENAYKNALYVGYSTPNLPAKAMLPKEIQEDEAFYPTEETMKHLEVYEQLGPKWLGIYNDLYLQVKMYRK; encoded by the coding sequence ATGAGAAAGCTCTATTCATTTTTAGCGGGAATTCTGCTGATTATCATAGTCTTGTGGGGTATCAGTTATCAGATCGAAAGTCGGACGCAGAGCAAGGAGAGCGATAAGTTGGTCATTTACAACTGGGGTGATTATATCGATCCTGAGCTGCTGACTGAGTTTACCAAGGAAACTGGTGTCCAAATCCAGTACGATACCTTTGACTCCAATGAAGCCATGTATACGAAAGTAAAGCAGGGCGGCACAACCTACGACATTGCGATTCCCAGTGAATATATGATTGCTAAGATGATGAAGGAAGGCTTGGTAGAAAAGCTAGATCATAGCCAGATTAAAGGTTTGGAAAATATCGGATCTGACTTTTTAGACCAGCCTTTCGATCCTGGAAATCAGTACTCGATTCCTTATTTTTGGGGAACGCTTGGCATTGTCTACAATGAAAAAATGGTTGATAAAGCTCCGGAGCATTGGAATGATCTCTGGCGACCTGAATACAAAAACTCCATCATGATGATTGATGGAGCTCGTGAAGTCATGGGAATTGGTCTGAACTCGAATGGTCATAGTCTCAACTCCAAAGATGCAGATCAGTTGCAGGAGGCTGTCGACAAGCTCTACACTCTGACGCCAAATATCAAGGCCATTGTGGCCGATGAGATGAAAGGATACATGATTCAGAACAATGCAGCTATCGGTGTGACCTTTTCTGGTGAGGCTCGGCAGATGCTGGAGGCCAATGAAGACCTGCGCTATGTCGTGCCAACAGAAGCCAGCAATCTTTGGTTTGACAATATTGTCATTCCAAAAACCGTCAAAAATAAAAAAGCAGCCTATCAATTTATTAACTTTATGCTGAGACCGGAAAATGCTTATAAGAACGCCCTTTATGTCGGCTATTCGACACCAAATCTTCCTGCCAAGGCCATGTTGCCTAAGGAAATCCAGGAAGATGAGGCTTTTTATCCGACTGAGGAAACGATGAAACATCTGGAAGTTTATGAGCAGTTGGGTCCTAAATGGCTGGGGATCTACAACGACCTCTATCTTCAAGTCAAGATGTATCGGAAGTGA